GGGCTTGAGGTGGCACAGAACCTTTATGATATTTCAAAGCTGGGAGCAGTTGTTGTAAAAGGTCTTTCTTACAGACCAAGAGAAGGGAACCCTCCCCAGAGAATAGTTGAAACTCCATGCGGAATGCTTAACTCAATAGGACTTCAAAACCCTGGTGTTAAATATTTTGCTGAAAATATACTTCCAGAGCTCAGAAAATACGATACCGTCATAATAGCTAATGTTTTTGGGGAAGATGAGGAAGAATACCTGAAGGTTGCAGAATATTTAGACAAAACTGATGGAGTTCACGCCCTTGAGCTGAATGTATCCTGCCCAAATGTAAAAAAAGGCGGTATAGCTTTTGGATCTGATCCTGACACACTTTTTTCTCTTGTCAAAAAGCTAAAAAACACCACATCAAAACCTCTTATGGTAAAACTAAGCCCAAACATAACAGACATAACCCAGACGGCTCAGGCATGTGTTGAGGCAGGAGCTGACGGTCTTGTTCTTATAAACACACTTCTTGGAATGGCGATAGATGTGGAAAAGGAGGAGCCGATCATTGGTATGAAAACAGGTGGGCTTTCAGGACCTGCGATACTTCCTGTGGCTGTTAGAATGATATATCAGGTTTATGAAAAATACGGCTCATCAGTTCCTATAATAGGTGTGGGAGGTATAACAACTTATCAGGACGCCCTCCAGCACATACTT
This window of the Persephonella sp. genome carries:
- a CDS encoding dihydroorotate dehydrogenase, producing the protein GLEVAQNLYDISKLGAVVVKGLSYRPREGNPPQRIVETPCGMLNSIGLQNPGVKYFAENILPELRKYDTVIIANVFGEDEEEYLKVAEYLDKTDGVHALELNVSCPNVKKGGIAFGSDPDTLFSLVKKLKNTTSKPLMVKLSPNITDITQTAQACVEAGADGLVLINTLLGMAIDVEKEEPIIGMKTGGLSGPAILPVAVRMIYQVYEKYGSSVPIIGVGGITTYQDALQHILAGAVAVQIGTANFYDPYAPLKVIDGLENHLNKKGYAHILELTGKAHKLKIK